One window of Amaranthus tricolor cultivar Red isolate AtriRed21 chromosome 11, ASM2621246v1, whole genome shotgun sequence genomic DNA carries:
- the LOC130826530 gene encoding serine/threonine-protein phosphatase 7 long form homolog yields the protein MHTAHATRIINRNTEKANFHDLITFDYRRGVFEVKTGRGTRGSSKGGKIQHVDLNQMNYSSTYEHYFMPMVDKSSWPQYMGFELRHDPDQIRGLRRPKSKRIANEMDEGRKKRRILTKITVNTVVEEMDTTAPGSQDLSVLTMQQEHRSTPLWDAQVSDTDTLVTRHPDSILWVIDERVIPCLELTSIVERWRQETHIFHLPLGEATITLLDVALLTRLPIEGRDVCTAKCQLSSRNDMVHRIFGERPPAEVIRGSGAVLFADKTNNQIQLQYLTLLDDPWECIAKYSWGFATLGYLYRRLCGAAHKNVEEIAGPLVILQKPTQLYPSTWGFIQVRGGLMCNIVEVHYKSV from the exons ATGCACACAGCGCATGCCACTAGGATTATCAATAGAAACACCGAGAAGGCAAATTTCCATGACCTAATCACCTTTGATTATAGAAGAGGTGTATTTGAAGTTAAGACTGGGAGGGGAACTCGAGGATCGTCCAAGGGGGGTAAGATTCAACATGTGGACTTGAATCAAATgaa TTATTCAAGTACATACGAACATTATTTTATGCCAATGGTCGATAAGAGCTCATGGCCGCAATACATgggctttgaacttagacatgatCCCGATCAAATTCGTGGTTTAAGGAGGCCTAAGTCTAAGAGAATTGCCAACGAAATGGATGAGGGTAGAAAGAAACGAA gAATATTAACTAAAATTACTGTGAACACAGTAGTAGAGGAGATGGATACAACAGCTCCAGGATCCCAAGACCTTAGTGTCTTAACTATGCAGCAAGAGCACAGAAGCACTCCTCTTTGGGATGCTCAG GTGTCCGATACAGACACGTTAGTCACTAGGCATCCAGATTCCATTCTATGGGTGATTGATGAAAGGGTCATCCCGTGCCTGGAGCTCACGAG CATTGTCGAGAGATGGCGTCAGGAAACGCATATATTTCATCtccctctaggtgaggctaccatcacactgcttgatgtagccttactaacaCGGCTTCCCATTGAGGGACGTGACGTTTGTACAGCCAAATGCCAGCTATCAAGCAGGAATGATATGGTGCACCGCATATTTGGAGAGCGCCCTCCAGCGGAAGTGATCAGGGGGAGCG GAGCTGTGttgtttgccgataaaacaaACAATCAAATACAGCTCCAATACTTGACTTTACTTGACGACCCATGGGAGTGCATCGCCAAGTATAGCTGGGGCTTCGCAACCCTAGGATACTTGTATAGAAGGCTATGTGGTGCTGCCCACAAGAACGTTGAGGAGATTGCGGGACCGCtagtcatattacag AAGCCTACACAGCTGTACCCGAGCACTTGGGGATTCATTcaggtgcgtggagggcttATGTGCAACATTGTAGAAGTACATTACAAGAGCGTgtaa